Below is a window of Pseudomonadota bacterium DNA.
AACTTGATCCTGCAGTGTAACGCCTAATTGTTACCGTTTTATGAAGACCGGCCCATGGCACGTTGTTATTTCACTAAAAACTTAACAAGCTCCAGCCATTGTGCCGCGCGCGACACAAGGCACTGTTATTAATTGTTATTTTAATATTCCCACATACGGTTTTTCTGCCCCAACCAGCTTGCCTCCAAAGGTCACTCCTTAAGATTCAGGCCCATTAGATGGGCCACACATCAGCGAATTCTTTATTGACGACCCTGCATCCCGCCGCTAGCTTCGCTGCAAAGCAACAATATAGACTCTGAGTCACTTGGGGTGGGCATGGCAAACGAAACGAAACATACCGTAGCCCATGTGCTGGGCGAAATCACCTGGCTGTTGACCCAGACCCCCGCCTTCAAGGATATGCCCCTGTCATCCCTCGAAGCCACGGTGATGCCAGCCATCCTGCTCCAGCAGTTTCGGATTTTTTATGAAAAAGCACAGCCCGTAGCCTTTGCCACATGGGCAACCGTGTCGGATGCGGTGGATCAGTCGCTGACGGGAAAAGCCGCCAACGGTGAAACCGCAACCCTGGCACTCGCCGAGTGGAAATCCGGCCCCAACCGCTGGCTGATGGAACTGGTCAGCCCCTTCGCCACCGAACAAAACAAGCTGAAAGATATCCTTCTCACCCAAATCAGCCAAACCATTTTTGGCGGCCAACCCTTCAAAGCCTGCCTGCTCGACCCCACCACCAAAACAAAAAACCTCGCCCATATGAATATTGGGGAGATGGGGCATGGTTAGAAAAAACGTTGTGACCAATTTTCTTGATCGCATCAAGCACAACCACGCGTTTTCTTTAAAACAGGAGAATTGCCATGGCTGATCCTATTTTGGGCCCCACGCTTAAGGGTACATGGTATGGCTACTGGACTGGTGGCGGCTATTCTGCAGGTGGCGCTAGCCCACCTTTTCTTTCTTATACGAAGGCGGAGTTAGGGGTGACGCCCTATGGAGCTGTAGGCAGCCTTGATTGGATAGCAAAACCCCACGACGTTGCGTGGTCTAATGCTCAAGATAATCTGGTGAGCAATATTATACAGGGTGTTCCGCTTACAGATGCACTTTCTAGCTTTTTTTCTGCTGTCCAAACTGCCGATGCTATATTTGCGCGCGATGCCGCTGCAGCAACGACTACCAATACCTATAGTGCCGGCGTTCAAGTTGCTGGCGTTGAAACAATGAGTTTTCTGGCGAAGGTCGACTCAGCAAACTATGAACGTCTCAACGATCCCAACGATAGCTACCGCAACGACATGCAAACGCTGTTTAACGATTCCGGGGGACAAGATGCAATTATCAGCATCCAAGCCACTATTACAGAATACCAAGACTATGCTAATAACACGCCAGCCAACCAGCTTGACCAAAACAAACTAGACCAACTGCATAACAAAGCTGTTGCAGCTATTGAGGGCAATGCTTTTCTTCAGCATCTTGCAAGCTCAGGGGCTCTTGCGGGCGATGCGATGGAACGCGATCCATCGCTGGTTGGAGACCTACTGCTGCATGGTGCCACCATGGCTGTTTTCATACCCGGCTTAGGCCTAGGGGCGGTTATAGACAGCATTGATGCTCAACAGCTCGGTAGTATCTTCGGCTCACAACTTGGGCAGTTGGTAGCAGGTGATAATGTATTTGCCAGAATAGGTGTGGCAACTGTTGGCTCGCTCATTGGTGGTGACTTATTTAAATTCGCTGCCGATATCGGTCATTCGTTGCTGAGCGCTGATGGATTATCCGGCATCACACATATCGAAGAAGTCATTGCCAAGGATTTCAGCAATATCTCCGGCAAAGGCATCACTGCGGAGCTTGGCACTCAGACGGCGACGGTGCTCAGCTCGCTGTTAGTGGCCGAGCTGGGCGAGGCGCTGGGGCTGGAAGGGTTCGTGGGGCAGGCATTTACTGCAGGGGGCAGCACTATTACTGGTCAGATGCTTACCAACATTGGGAAGTTTGCAGCTCAGGGCCACGACATAACGACTGCCGCAACCCTTAGCCAGGCATTCGAAGCTATCAACATTGTCTCCAGCCTCGCGAGCGCTGGGGGCAGCCTTATCGGGTCCTATCTTGGCAGCCAGTTAGTGAGCCCGGACAGTATTGGTGAGACGTTATTTACTTCGGTTGGTGGTGCTTATGCCGGCATTGCGGGTGGTGCCATTGGTTCGGCTATTGCGGCAGGCGGTGCTATTAGTGGCATTGCAGGTGTTATCACCAGCCAAATTGCGGGAACCGTTGTTGGTCAGCTCATCGGCACCACCTTAGGGGCAATTATTCTCCCCGGTGTGGGCGCATTGCTGGGTGTTGTCATTGGGCAAGTGATTGGTTCCGCAGTGTTTGATCTTTTAGATGTGTTAACGTGGGGGAACTTCTCCCGTGTTTTCGATATCCTCTTTGACGAGGAAACACCTAATTATCAGGATGCGATCGGTCTGGATCATGCCAACAATCAGTTCAGTATTAGCAGCTACCATGATGATGTAGACTCGACCGAAGGCATGCGAAATGCCGTTGATTCGGTTACCAATGCTTATCTTGAAACCGTCAACGGCATCATTGCTGATATCGGCGGGCGCATTGCGATCTCGTATTCCGGCGGACCGCTGGATGCGACCTCGGCAACGCAAGAGTCATTCACCTCGGCCCGGTTCGCCATGCATAAGGATGTACTTTATGTGCGCCTTGGTGGGCCGTTGGGGTATGAGAATGACTACACCCTTGAAGCTGCGGGCGGTGATGTCATGAAGCTCGTGCGGGCGGCGGTGGATTACCAGCTGCGCCACTTGGTGATTTCCGGTGGCGACATGGTAAAAAACATGGCGCTGCTGAACTGGCAACAGCAAGTGGCAGGCGCGCCGATTGACGGCGATTCGCTTAGCATCCTGCTGTCGAATTTGCAGATTGCCAGTGACTATGTGAATTATCTTGAAAACACCGATGCGATTAACACCCTGATCGCCGCCCAGCCGGATAGCGCATTCGCCGTCGGCTGGATTGCAACCCTGCTGCAGGCCGTGGCACTCGATATGAACAAGGACATGCGCGTGGGCTATGGGGCCGGGTATGATTCGGCGCCGACAGTGAATGCCGATACGATCTCCACTGCGGATGGAAATGACGTGATTTTCAGCGCGGCGGGGGACGATGTGATCCGTACCTTCGGTGGGAAAGACACGGTGACGGGGGATGAAGGCAATGACCGCATCGACCTTGGCAGCGGCAACGATGATGGCTGGGGCGGCAACGGCAGCGATACGATCCTCGGCGGCACGGGCAATGACCTCATCACCGGCGGCGCGGGCGCCGATTCGCTGGATGGCGGCGCTGGCATCGACACGGTGAGCTATTTCGCCTCGACGTCCGGGGTTATCATTAACCTGAACGGCGCGCCGGGCGTTGGTGGCGATGCGCAGGGCGATATCCTTGCCAATTTCGAGATTGTGCTGGGCACCACTTCCAACGACAGCATCACCGGCAGCGGGATGGATGAAAAACTCTATGGCTATGCGGGCAATGATGTCATCGACGGTGGCGCGGGGGATGACCTTGTGGTGGGCGATGACCTGCTTGTCGGCGGCAACGATCTGCTCTCGGGCGGCGACGGTAACGACACGGTTCAGGGCGAAGGCGGTGACGATACCATCTATGGCGGCAACGGGAATGACCTGATTTCCGGCGGTACGGGGCATGATTCCATCAGCGCTGGCGCGGGCAACGATACCGTCTATGGGAGCAGCGATGGCAGCAGCGTCATGGGTGATGCGGGCGATGACTTCCTGCTTGGCGGCGTGAGCGATGACCTGTTGGTGGGCGGCGATGGCGCCGACCAGTTGTTCGGGGCGCAAGGCAACGACACGCTCGATGGCGGCGATGGCAACGATGCCCTCGGCGGCGAAGCGGGCAACGATGTGATCCGCGCCGGTGAAGGGATCGATACTGTCTATAGCGGTGACGGCAATGACTTTATCGAAGCCGGCCACGGCACGGATTTTATCAAGGCGGGCGACGGCAACGATACGATTTACGGTGGTGACGATACCGATCCACTACACCTCGTCAACACGCAGGCGGGCGATGATACGATTTACGGCGAAGCCGGGAATGACCGGATTTACGGCAATAGCGGCAACGATAGCATTAACGCAGGGGCAGGTAACGACACGGTCGATGGTGGCGACGGACAGGATGTCATCTTCGCGTATGAGGGCAATGATTCGGTGGATGGCGGCGCGGGTAACGACCAGCTGTTCGGCATTTCCGGGGATGACACCCTGAAGGGCAGCGCGGGCAATGATGCGCTTTACGGCGACGCGGGCAAAGACAAACTCTATGGCGGCACGGGGGATGACAGCGTCTCTGGCGGGACAGACAATGACACGCTGGATGGCAGCACTGGCAACGACACCATCGCCGGTGGCGCGGGCGATGATGTGCTCACCGGTGGCGATGGCAACGATGCGCTTTACGGCGATAGCGTGCCCAACCTGAATGCGCTGCCGGCAACGGATGCGCAGGTGCTGGCGATGATTCCCAATCTTTCCGACTACCAGAACTGGGGCCTGCTTTACCAGGGCCCAACCTACACGGTGGAGCACCTGATTGCCTCGTCGCATGACATGCTGATCATCACGCCTTCCCAAACCTCGCACACGGAATTGCCGTCGAGCGAAACGCTGTGGACGGCCAGCGAGATTGCCCAGGTCAAGGACTCCGGCAAGGTGGCGATCGGCTATGTCGATATTGCCAAAATCAACTCCTTCACGCAGATGTGGCAGGCCGCATGGAGCAGCAACGGGCTGGCCAACGGCACGCTTACCGCCGCCGCACCAGCATGGATTCAGGAATTCCAGACCGCGGGCACGCGCTACGCCGATTTTGCGAATGCGGACTGGCAGAATGTGGTTAAAGCACGCATCGGCACCATGATCGACCAGGGGTTCGATGGCACGCTGCTGGATGACCCGCTGGATTACTACTCCCGGGTGGCACAGACGGATCCGAACTTCGTTCCGCTGGTCAATGAGAATGCCCGCATCATGCGCGACTTTATCCTCGATATCCGCGAGTATGCGGATGCCAAAATCGCCGCGCGCGATGGCAGTGTTACCGATGCCAACCGCTTCAAGCTGATTGTGAATGGCGCCCCGTATATCTTGAATGACGCGCTTAATGGCGCGGATAACGCGACCGTGCTCGCCGATGCAACATCGCAGCAGTATTTGCAGGCGATTGATGCGATTCTTGCAGAGAATTATTTTACCAAGGCCGACCCGGCATTCCGCTACCTGTTTATCGATCATACGGCACAAGTGTTTGGGGCCAGCGGCGTGGTGATGCTCTCGCTGGATACCGAGCAGGTGACGCAGGAGCAGCAGATCCAGCTCTATACGGATGCGGTGAACCATGGGTTCCTGCCGTATGCCACCAGCGCCCAATCCTATGAAGAGCTGAACCGGCCGTTCCTTGAAGTACTGCATGACACAGTGGCATCGAGCTATAACGACACGCTCAGCGGCGGCAACGGTGACGACACGCTTGATGGCGGGATCGGCGACGACCTGCTGACCGGCGGCGCGGGTGCCGATAGCATCAACGGCGGCGATGGCAACGACACGGTGTCCTACGCAGCATCCACCGCGGCAGTGACGGTGAACCTTGTCACTAATGCGGTTTCAGGCGGCGACGCAACGGGCGACACCGTCGCCAGCATCGAGCATGTCATTGGCTCCGGCTTCAACGACAGGCTGACTGGCAACGCACTGGCCAACCGGCTGGATGGCGGCGCCGGCAACGACACCCTGATCGGTGGCGCAGGTGACGATAGCTATGTGGTCGATAGCGTTGGCGATGTGATTGTCGAAAGCGCGAATGCGGGTATCGATACCGTGTTCAGCAGCATCACCTACGCGCTGGCAAGCACCCTTGAGAACCTTGCGCTCACCGGCAGCGCGGCAATCAACGGCACCGGCAATACGGCCAATAATGCCATCATCGGCAATAGCGGGCGCAACTTGCTGAGCGGCAATGCGGGCGACGATACGCTCGATGGCGGCGCAGGCATCGACACGCTGGTCGGCGGTACGGGCAACGACGTGTATGGCGTCGATGTATCGACCGATATCATTACTGAAAACGCCAATGAAGGCACCGATTCCGTCTTCAGCTCTGCCAGCTATGTGCTGGCGGCGAACCTCGAAAACCTGACCCTCACCGGCGCTGCAGCAGCCAATGCAACGGGTAATGCGTTGCATAACACCCTCACCGGCAACAGCGGCAACAACGTGCTGAATGGCGGCCTTGGCAATGACACGTTGAGCGGCGGCCTTGGCAATGACACCTATATGATCGATAGCGGCGATACCCTGATCGAAAATGCCAATGCGGGCACCGACACGGTGCGCAGCGGCATCACCTACACCCTCGGTGCGAATCTTGAAAACCTTGTCCTCACCGGCCTGAGCACCATCAACGGCACCGGCAACACGCTGGATAACGTACTCACCGGCAACTTCGCCGCCAACCTGTTGACGGGCAACGCGGGCAATGACACGCTCGATGGCAGTTTAGGCAGCGACACCATGATCGGCGGTTCAGGCAACGACAGCTATGTGGTCGACGCGATCGGCGACGTCGTGACCGAAAGCAGCAGCAAAGGAACCGACACGGTGCTCAGCAGCATCACCTATACCCTTGGTGCGAACGTTGAGAACCTGACCCTCACCGGCATCAGCACGATCAACGGGACTGGCAACACGCTCCATAACACCCTCACCGGCAACTTGGGCGCCAACCTGCTGGTGGGCGATGCGGGCAATGACACGCTCGATGGCGGCGCGGGCAACGACACGCTGCGCGGCGGCGTGGGGAACGACAACTATATCGTCGATGCCGCGGGTGATGTGGTTATAGAAAATGCGAATGAAGGCACCGATACCGTGCAAAGCAGCGTCACCTATACGCTTGGCGCGAATGTTGAGAACCTCATTCTCGTTGGCTCTGCTGCCATTCGCGGCACCGGCAATGCGCTTGATAACACCCTCACCGGCAACGCGGCGGGCAACCTGCTGACAGGCAACGATGGCAATGACACGCTCGATGGCGGTGCGGGCAACGATACCCTGCGCGGTGGCACCGGCGATGACAGTTACAGCGTCGATGCCGCGGGCGATGTCGTCACGGAAAATGCGAACGGAGGCACTGACACGGTGCGCAGCAGCGTCACCTATACGCTTGGCGTGGATCTTGAAAACCTCACCCTCACCGGCCTTTCAGCCATCAATGGTACGGGCAATAGCGGGCATAACAGCCTGATCGGCAACGCCGCCAACAACATGCTCGATGGCGGCACCGGTAACGACACCATGAGCGGCGCTGCGGGCGACGATACCTACATGGTCGATGCCGCAGGCGATATGGTGATTGAAAGCGCGGGCGCGGGCAATGATACTGTCATCAGCAGCGTGAGCTATACGCTGGGCAACAATGTTGAGAACCTCGTGCTGCTGACGCCACCACCACTGCCGCCGCACATTGTTGGTGGCTTACTGATCATTCCTACACCCGTCATCCTGACGGCAACGGGTAATGCGCTCAACAACATGCTGACGGGTAATGCGAACGACAACGTGCTGGGTGGCGGTGCAGGCAACGACACGCTCACCGGCGGCGCGGGCATCGATACGCTCGTGGGCGGCACCGGCAACGACAGCTATATCGTCGATACCACATCCGATGTCATTACTGAAAATACGAGCGAAGGCAGCGACACGGTACTCAGCAACGTCACCTATGCGCTCGGTGCGAACCTTGAAAACCTGACCCTCACCGGCAGTGCAGCCATCAATGCCACCGGCAATACGCTCAAAAACCTGCTCACCGGCAACAGCGCAAACAATACGCTCGATGGCGGTGCGGGTGCCGATACGATGGTCGGTGGTGCGGGCGATGACCGCTATATGGTCGATAACGCAAGCGATACCATTGTCGAGAACGCCAATGAGGGCACCGATAGCGTGTTCAGCTCCGCCAGCTATATGCTGGCCGCGAACAGCGAAAACCTGACCCTCACCGGCAGTGCGGCGCTCAACGCCAGCGGTAATGCGGGCAACAACATCCTCACCGGCAATGCCGCGAATAACACCCTCAATGGCGGCGCGGGCAACGACACCATGATCGGCGGTGCGGGCGATGATAGCTATGTGGTCGATGCCACTGGCGATGTAGTGACGGAAGTCGCCAATGAGGGCACCGACACCGTGACCAGCAGCATCACCTACACCCTTGGCGCGAACCTTGAGAAGCTGACCCTGAGCGGCACTGCGGCGCTTAGCGGCACCGGCAATGCGGGCAACAACCTGCTGACCGGCAACCGCGGCAGCAACCTGCTTGATGGCGGCACGGGCGATGACACCATGGTCGGCAGCCTCGGCGATGACACCTACACGGTCGATAGCAACGGCGATGTCGTGACCGAGCTTGCAAGCCAGGGTACGGATACGGTGCGCAGCAGTGTCGCCTATACGCTCAGCGCCAATGTTGAAAACCTCATCCTGACTGGCACCACTGCAATCAACGGCGCAGGGAACAGTCTCAACAACGTGCTCACCGGCAATGAAGCAGCTAACGTGCTGAGCGCCGATGCGGGTAATGATACGCTCGATGGCGGCGCGGGCAACGACACCCTGCGCGGTGGCGCGGGCAACGATACCTACATGATCGATGCGGTGGGCGATGTGATCGTTGAAACCACGAACGAGGGCACGGATACCGTGGTCAGCAGCGTCACCTACACGCTCAGCGCCAATCTTGAGAACCTCACCCTTGCAGGCACCGCGGCGCTTAACGGCACCGGCAACAGCGGCAACAACCTGCTCACCGGCAATAGCGCCAGCAACGTCCTCAGTGGCGGTGCGGGTAACGATACGCTCAAGGGCGCTGCGGGCGACGACACCCTCGTCGGCGGCGCCGGTGCGGATGCGATGGATGGCGGCGACGGGATCGATACGGCTTCTTATGCCGCATCCACCGCCCTCGTCCGCATCAACCTGACCACCGGCATCCATAGCGGCGGCGATGCCGAAGCGGATACGATCACCAACATCGAGAACCTTATCGGTTCCGCCTATGCTGACAGCATCACGGGCAACGCGGCGGCCAACAGCATCCTCGGCGGTGCTGGCAATGACACGCTCAGCGGGCAGGACGGCAACGACACGCTCGATGGCGGCGCGGGCAACGATAGCCTCAGCGGCGGCAATGGCGACGACCTGCTGATCGGCAGCGCCGGTGCGGATACGCTGGATGGCGGCGCGGGCAACGATACGGCTTCCTATGCCGCATCGGCTGCCGCGGTCACTATCAACCTGCTGGCCAACACCAACAGCGGTGGCGATGCCGCTTCCGACACGCTGCGTAATATCGAACACCTGATCGGTTCGGGCCTGAACGACCAGCTTTCTGGCAACACGCTCGCCAACCTGCTGCAAGGCGGTGCTGGCAACGACCTGATCGGCGGCGGCGCGGGCAACGATACGCTCGATGGCGGCGCAGGCAACGACACCATGAACGGCGGCACCGGCAACGATAGCTATCATGTCGATGCAATCGGCGATGTGGTGAACGAGAATGCCAGCGAGGGCGCGGACACCGTGCTCAGCAGCATCAGCTACACCCTTGGCGCAAACCTTGAGAACCTCACCCTCACCGGCACGGCCGCCATGAACGCCACCGGCAACAGCCTGAAGAACGTGCTCACCGGCAATGCGGGCAACAACACGCTCGATGGCGGCGATGGCAACGACACCATGCGCGGCGGCGCAGGCAACGATCGCTATATCGTCACCGCCAGTGGCGATGTGGTAAGCGAAAATGCCAATGAAGGCACCGATACCGTGCTCAGCAGCATCGCCTACACCCTTGGTGCGAACCTCGAAAACCTGACCCTCACCGGCACCGCTGCCATTAACGGCACCGGCAATGCGCTCCATAACCTGCTGACGGGCAACAGCGCCGCCAACCGCCTCGTCAGTGGCGATGGCGACGACACGCTGGATGGTGGCACCGGCAACGACACCCTCATCGGCGGCAATGGCAATGACAGCTATACCATCGATGCCATCGGCGATGTGGTGAGCGAGAGCGCCAATGCAGGCACGGATACGGTGCGCAGCAGCGTGACCTACACGCTCAGCGCCAATCTTGAAAACCTGACCCTCACCGGCAATGCGGCCATCAACGGCACCGGCAACGCGCAGGGCAACCTGCTGGTCGGCAATGCGGCCAGCAACACGCTCGATGGTGGCGCCGGCAACGACAGCATGCGCGGCGGTGCGGGCGACGATATTTATATGGTGGATACGGCAGGCGATGGGGTGAGCGAAAATGCCAATGAAGGCACCGATACCATTATCAGTTCCGTGACCTATAGCCTCAGCGAAAACATCGAGAAACTGACGCTGGCCGGAACGGCAGCGATCAACGCCACCGGCAATGCGCTCAACAACACCCTGACGGGTAATACGGCCAATAACGTGCTCGATGGCGGCACCGGCAGCGACACGATGAGCGGCGGTGCGGGTAACGATAGCTATGTGGTCGATACCATCGGCGATATTGTTATCGAAGATAGCAAAAAAGGCACCGATACGATGCTCAGCAGCATCGCCTACACCCTTGGTGCCAACCTTGAAAACCTGACCCTTACCGGGCCGGATGCTATCAACGGCACCGGCAACAGCCTGAATAACGTGCTGATCGGCAATGCCGCATCCAACACGCTCACCGGCGGTGCGGGCAACGACACCCTCAATGGTGGGTATGGCGATGACAGCCTGATCGGCGGCATCGGCAATGACAGCTATATCATCGGCCTGACCGATACCATTATTGAAAATGCCAACGAGGGCACGGATACGGTGTTCACCATCTATGCCCATACCCTTGGCGCGAACCTTGAGAACCTGACCCTCACCGGCATCATGGATGTCACCGGCACCGGCAACGCCCTCAACAACGTCATCACCGGCAATGGCAGCAACAACATCCTCGATGGCGGCGCTGGGAACGATACGCTGATCGGCGGCGCGGGCGACGACACCTATTATGTCGATGCGACAAGCGACGTGGTCACAGAAAATGCCACTAGTGGCTTCGATGCGGTGATAAGCAGCGCAAGCTATGTGCTCGGCACCAATGTCGAGGCACTGACGTTAGTCGGCAATGCGCCCATCAACGGCACGGG
It encodes the following:
- a CDS encoding toxin-activating lysine-acyltransferase — translated: MANETKHTVAHVLGEITWLLTQTPAFKDMPLSSLEATVMPAILLQQFRIFYEKAQPVAFATWATVSDAVDQSLTGKAANGETATLALAEWKSGPNRWLMELVSPFATEQNKLKDILLTQISQTIFGGQPFKACLLDPTTKTKNLAHMNIGEMGHG